The Trichosurus vulpecula isolate mTriVul1 chromosome 4, mTriVul1.pri, whole genome shotgun sequence genome contains a region encoding:
- the LLGL2 gene encoding LLGL scribble cell polarity complex component 2 isoform X4, producing MTREAGHWWGSQEPRRMRRFLRAGHDQVRERLKQDLFKFNKTVEHGFPHQPSALGYSPCLRIMAIGTRSGAIKLYGAPGVEFMGLHRENNAVVQIHFLPGQCQLITLLDDNSLHLWSLNQRNGVSELHEEKFSTLRGPPGAAPSATQITVILPHSSQELLYLGTESGNIFVEKLPSFQMLEDQTISTEAVLQWLPKDAQHWRAFEMVEALQEHPQDPTQVLIGYSRGLIVIWDLQKSRVLQHFLSGQQLENVCWQRDGGCIVSCHYDGSYCQWKVSSEAQHPEPVQSRVPYGPYPCKAISKIFWLKTRKGLPYIIFQGGMPRASYGDRHSISVTHGSQETAFDFTSRVIDFTVLAEADSDFDEPYAMVVLAEEELVVIDLKTAGWPAIQAPYLASLHCSAITCSHHVSSISLKLWERIIAAGNKQNSRYSTMVWPIDGGTSLAPDPPQRDLLLTGHEDGTVRFWDASGVCLRLLYKLSTVRVFLTDTDPNDNLNALGEDEWPPLRKVGSFDPYSDDPRLGIQKIFLCKYSGYLAVAGTAGQVLVLELNDEEAEQAVDHVEANLLQDQEGYRWKGHERLRARQGPIRFEPGFQPFILIQCQPPAVVTSLALHSEWKLVAFGTSHGFGLFDHQQKKQIFVKCTLHPSDQLAMEGPLSRVKSLKKSLRQSFRRMSRSRTSGRKRRMAGNLGELQEPNARADRVGLQNMELAPVQRKIEARSAEDSFTGFVRTLYFADTYLRDNSCHCPSLWVGTNGGTVYAFSLRVPPPDRRMEEPIRAEQAKEIQLMHRAPVIGILVLDGRGLPLPEPLEAAHDLSKSPDMQGSHQLLVVSEEQFKVFTLPKVSAKLKLKLTALEGSRVRRVSVAHFGSCKAEDYGEHHLTVLTNLGDVQVVSLPFLKPQVRYGCIRKEDVSGIASCVFTKYGQGFYLISPSEFERFSLSTKWLVEPRCIVDTAENKNHCSPRNGSGVKKAPGKARNSESLGDGGGVLKEIQSTLEGDRGRVIVADTEAAQRLKCHNTTEGPTTEGADPGGGLGGAHPGLDRSTPLACTSAASSASPTTTIPFPHPLR from the exons acTGTGGAACATGGGTTCCCCCACCAGCCCAGTGCCCTGGGCTACAGCCCCTGCCTCCGGATCATGGCTATTGGGACCCGGTCTGGAGCCATCAAGCT CTATGGTGCCCCCGGCGTGGAGTTCATGGGTCTTCACCGGGAGAACAATGCTGTGGTACAAATCCACTTCCTCCCTGGCCAG TGCCAACTGATCACCTTACTGGATGACAACAGTCTGCACCTCTGGAGCCTAAACCAGAGAAATGGGGTATCTGAGCTGCATGAAGAGAAATTCTCCACACTTCGGGGCCCCCCAGG GGCTGCCCCCAGCGCCACCCAGATCACAGTGATTCTGCCTCATTCCTCCCAAGAGCTGCTATATCTGGGCACTGAAAGTGGTAACATATTTGTGGAGAAGCTGCCCTCTTTCCAGATGCTAGAGGACCAGACTATCAGTACTGAGGCTGTCTTGCAATG GTTGCCCAAGGATGCACAGCACTGGCGGGCATTTGAGATGGTGGAAGCACTACAGGAACACCCACAGGACCCTACCCAGGTCCTGATTGGCTATAGCAGGGGCCTCATTGTTATCTGGGACCTTCAAAAGAGCCGGGTGCTGCAACACTTCCTGAGTGGCCAG CAACTGGAGAATGTCTGCTGGCAGCGAGACGGGGGTTGCATTGTCAGTTGCCATTATGATGGGAGTTACTGCCAGTGGAAAGTGTCCAGTGAAGCCCAGCATCCTGAGCCGGTGCAAAGCAGAGTGCCTTATG GTCCTTATCCTTGTAAAGCTATTTCTAAAATCTTTTGGCTGAAGACCAGGAAAGG GCTGCCCTACATCATCTTCCAGGGCGGCATGCCCCGAGCCAGCTATGGAGACCGGCACAGCATCTCCGTGACTCATGGGAGCCAGGAGACAGCGTTTGACTTCACCTCTCGCGTCATTGACTTCACCGTCCTCGCAGAAGCCGACTCTG ACTTTGATGAGCCATATGCTATGGTGGTGCTGGCAGAAGAGGAGTTGGTGGTGATTGACTTGAAGACAGCAGGCTGGCCAGCCATCCAAGCCCCGTACCTAGCATCTCTCCACTGTTCTGCCATCACCTGCTCTCACCACGTCTCTAGCATCTCCCTGAAGCTGTGGGAGAGGATCATTGCAGCTGGAAACAAACAGAATTCTCGCTATTCCACCATG GTGTGGCCCATCGATGGGGGCACCAGTCTGGCCCCGGATCCACCTCAGAGGGACTTGCTGCTCACTGG ACATGAGGATGGCACAGTGAGGTTCTGGGATGCCTCAGGCGTCTGCCTACGCCTGCTCTATAAGCTAAGCACAGTCCGTGTGTTCCTCACTGACACTGACCCCAACGACAACCTCAATGCACTGGGGGAGGATGAGTGGCCCCCCCTGAGGAAG GTTGGCTCCTTTGATCCCTATAGCGATGACCCACGACTGGGGATTCAGAAGATCTTCCTTTGCAAATACAGCGGTTACTTGGCAGTGGCAGGGACTGCAGGGCAG gtgcTCGTGTTAGAGTTGAatgatgaggaggcagagcaggCGGTGGACCATGTGGAAGCTAACCTGTTGCAGGATCAAGAAGGCTATCGGTGGAAGGGGCATGAGAGGCTTCGGGCTCGGCAAGGGCCCATCCGCTTCGAGCCTGGCTTCCAGCCTTTCATCCTAATTCAGTGCCAGCCCCCGGCAGTGGTCACCTCCCTGGCCCTGCACTCGGAGTGGAAGCTTGTGGCCTTTGGAACAAGTCATGGCTTTGGGCTTTTTGATCACCAGCAGAAGAAACAGATTTTTGTCAA ATGTACACTGCACCCCAGTGACCAACTAGCCATGGAGGGTCCCCTGTCCCGGGTAAAGTCTCTGAAGAAATCCTTGAGGCAGTCATTCCGAAGAATGAGCCGGAGCAGGACATCCGGTCGCAAGCGGCGCATGGCTGGCAACTTAGGAGAG TTGCAGGAGCCGAATGCCAGGGCAGATCGAGTAGGCTTGCAAAACATGGAACTGGCCCCAGTGCAGAGGAAGATTGAGGCGAGGTCGGCAGAGGACTCATTCACCGGCTTTGTCCGGACCCTCTACTTCGCTGACACCTACCTTCGGGACA ATTCTTGCCACTGCCCTTCCTTGTGGGTGGGCACCAATGGCGGTACGGTCTATGCCTTTTCCTTGCGTGTCCCACCTCCTGATAGGAGAATGGAGGAACCGATCAGAGCTGAACAGG CCAAGGAAATCCAGCTGATGCACCGTGCCCCCGTCATAGGCATCCTGGTCCTGGATGGGCGAGGCTTGCCCCTCCCTGAGCCCCTGGAGGCAGCCCACGACCTCTCGAAGAGCCCAGACATGCAGGGCAGCCACCAGCTCCTTGTTGTGTCTGAGGAGCAGTTCAAG GTGTTCACTCTGCCCAAGGTTAGCGCAAAGCTGAAACTCAAACTCACTGCATTGGAGGGCTCACGGGTACGGCGGGTCAGTGTAGCCCACTTTGGCAGCTGCAAGGCAGAAGACTATGGAGAACACCACCTAACGGTCCTCACAAATCTGGGTGATGTGCAGGTAGTCTCCCTGCCCTTCCTCAAGCCCCAGGTACGATACGGCTGCATCCGTAAGGAGGACGTTAGTGGTATCGCTTCCTGTGTCTTCACCAAATATGGCCAAG GCTTCTACCTGATCTCGCCCTCGGAGTTTGAGAGGTTCTCTCTCTCCACAAAATGGCTGGTTGAGCCTCGTTGTATAGTGGATACAGCAGAAAACAAGAACCACTGCTCTCCCCGCAACGGATCAGGCGTCAAGAAGGCCCCAGGCAAAGCCAG GAACTCGGAGAGCTTGGGAGATGGAGGCG GAGTCCTGAAGGAGATCCAGAGCACTTTGGAAGGTGACAGAGG taGAGTGATCGTTGCAGATACAGAGGCTGCTCAAAGACTTAAGTGCCACAACACTACTGAAGGTCCTACCACGGAGGGTGCTGACCCTGGTGGAGGTCTGGGCGGGGCCCATCCAGGATTGGACAGGAGTACCCCCCTGGCCTGCACCTCTGCTGCTTCTTCAGCCTCTCCAACAAccaccatccccttcccccaccctcttcgGTAG
- the LLGL2 gene encoding LLGL scribble cell polarity complex component 2 isoform X6, translating to MTREAGHWWGSQEPRRMRRFLRAGHDQVRERLKQDLFKFNKTVEHGFPHQPSALGYSPCLRIMAIGTRSGAIKLYGAPGVEFMGLHRENNAVVQIHFLPGQCQLITLLDDNSLHLWSLNQRNGVSELHEEKFSTLRGPPGAAPSATQITVILPHSSQELLYLGTESGNIFVEKLPSFQMLEDQTISTEAVLQWLPKDAQHWRAFEMVEALQEHPQDPTQVLIGYSRGLIVIWDLQKSRVLQHFLSGQQLENVCWQRDGGCIVSCHYDGSYCQWKVSSEAQHPEPVQSRVPYGPYPCKAISKIFWLKTRKGLPYIIFQGGMPRASYGDRHSISVTHGSQETAFDFTSRVIDFTVLAEADSDFDEPYAMVVLAEEELVVIDLKTAGWPAIQAPYLASLHCSAITCSHHVSSISLKLWERIIAAGNKQNSRYSTMVWPIDGGTSLAPDPPQRDLLLTGHEDGTVRFWDASGVCLRLLYKLSTVRVFLTDTDPNDNLNALGEDEWPPLRKVGSFDPYSDDPRLGIQKIFLCKYSGYLAVAGTAGQVLVLELNDEEAEQAVDHVEANLLQDQEGYRWKGHERLRARQGPIRFEPGFQPFILIQCQPPAVVTSLALHSEWKLVAFGTSHGFGLFDHQQKKQIFVKCTLHPSDQLAMEGPLSRVKSLKKSLRQSFRRMSRSRTSGRKRRMAGNLGELQEPNARADRVGLQNMELAPVQRKIEARSAEDSFTGFVRTLYFADTYLRDNSCHCPSLWVGTNGGTVYAFSLRVPPPDRRMEEPIRAEQAKEIQLMHRAPVIGILVLDGRGLPLPEPLEAAHDLSKSPDMQGSHQLLVVSEEQFKVFTLPKVSAKLKLKLTALEGSRVRRVSVAHFGSCKAEDYGEHHLTVLTNLGDVQVVSLPFLKPQVRYGCIRKEDVSGIASCVFTKYGQGFYLISPSEFERFSLSTKWLVEPRCIVDTAENKNHCSPRNGSGVKKAPGKARNSESLGDGGGRSQEPLMERALLNDERVLKEIQSTLEGDRGSYGEWYSQQVAVGHRHNNGGE from the exons acTGTGGAACATGGGTTCCCCCACCAGCCCAGTGCCCTGGGCTACAGCCCCTGCCTCCGGATCATGGCTATTGGGACCCGGTCTGGAGCCATCAAGCT CTATGGTGCCCCCGGCGTGGAGTTCATGGGTCTTCACCGGGAGAACAATGCTGTGGTACAAATCCACTTCCTCCCTGGCCAG TGCCAACTGATCACCTTACTGGATGACAACAGTCTGCACCTCTGGAGCCTAAACCAGAGAAATGGGGTATCTGAGCTGCATGAAGAGAAATTCTCCACACTTCGGGGCCCCCCAGG GGCTGCCCCCAGCGCCACCCAGATCACAGTGATTCTGCCTCATTCCTCCCAAGAGCTGCTATATCTGGGCACTGAAAGTGGTAACATATTTGTGGAGAAGCTGCCCTCTTTCCAGATGCTAGAGGACCAGACTATCAGTACTGAGGCTGTCTTGCAATG GTTGCCCAAGGATGCACAGCACTGGCGGGCATTTGAGATGGTGGAAGCACTACAGGAACACCCACAGGACCCTACCCAGGTCCTGATTGGCTATAGCAGGGGCCTCATTGTTATCTGGGACCTTCAAAAGAGCCGGGTGCTGCAACACTTCCTGAGTGGCCAG CAACTGGAGAATGTCTGCTGGCAGCGAGACGGGGGTTGCATTGTCAGTTGCCATTATGATGGGAGTTACTGCCAGTGGAAAGTGTCCAGTGAAGCCCAGCATCCTGAGCCGGTGCAAAGCAGAGTGCCTTATG GTCCTTATCCTTGTAAAGCTATTTCTAAAATCTTTTGGCTGAAGACCAGGAAAGG GCTGCCCTACATCATCTTCCAGGGCGGCATGCCCCGAGCCAGCTATGGAGACCGGCACAGCATCTCCGTGACTCATGGGAGCCAGGAGACAGCGTTTGACTTCACCTCTCGCGTCATTGACTTCACCGTCCTCGCAGAAGCCGACTCTG ACTTTGATGAGCCATATGCTATGGTGGTGCTGGCAGAAGAGGAGTTGGTGGTGATTGACTTGAAGACAGCAGGCTGGCCAGCCATCCAAGCCCCGTACCTAGCATCTCTCCACTGTTCTGCCATCACCTGCTCTCACCACGTCTCTAGCATCTCCCTGAAGCTGTGGGAGAGGATCATTGCAGCTGGAAACAAACAGAATTCTCGCTATTCCACCATG GTGTGGCCCATCGATGGGGGCACCAGTCTGGCCCCGGATCCACCTCAGAGGGACTTGCTGCTCACTGG ACATGAGGATGGCACAGTGAGGTTCTGGGATGCCTCAGGCGTCTGCCTACGCCTGCTCTATAAGCTAAGCACAGTCCGTGTGTTCCTCACTGACACTGACCCCAACGACAACCTCAATGCACTGGGGGAGGATGAGTGGCCCCCCCTGAGGAAG GTTGGCTCCTTTGATCCCTATAGCGATGACCCACGACTGGGGATTCAGAAGATCTTCCTTTGCAAATACAGCGGTTACTTGGCAGTGGCAGGGACTGCAGGGCAG gtgcTCGTGTTAGAGTTGAatgatgaggaggcagagcaggCGGTGGACCATGTGGAAGCTAACCTGTTGCAGGATCAAGAAGGCTATCGGTGGAAGGGGCATGAGAGGCTTCGGGCTCGGCAAGGGCCCATCCGCTTCGAGCCTGGCTTCCAGCCTTTCATCCTAATTCAGTGCCAGCCCCCGGCAGTGGTCACCTCCCTGGCCCTGCACTCGGAGTGGAAGCTTGTGGCCTTTGGAACAAGTCATGGCTTTGGGCTTTTTGATCACCAGCAGAAGAAACAGATTTTTGTCAA ATGTACACTGCACCCCAGTGACCAACTAGCCATGGAGGGTCCCCTGTCCCGGGTAAAGTCTCTGAAGAAATCCTTGAGGCAGTCATTCCGAAGAATGAGCCGGAGCAGGACATCCGGTCGCAAGCGGCGCATGGCTGGCAACTTAGGAGAG TTGCAGGAGCCGAATGCCAGGGCAGATCGAGTAGGCTTGCAAAACATGGAACTGGCCCCAGTGCAGAGGAAGATTGAGGCGAGGTCGGCAGAGGACTCATTCACCGGCTTTGTCCGGACCCTCTACTTCGCTGACACCTACCTTCGGGACA ATTCTTGCCACTGCCCTTCCTTGTGGGTGGGCACCAATGGCGGTACGGTCTATGCCTTTTCCTTGCGTGTCCCACCTCCTGATAGGAGAATGGAGGAACCGATCAGAGCTGAACAGG CCAAGGAAATCCAGCTGATGCACCGTGCCCCCGTCATAGGCATCCTGGTCCTGGATGGGCGAGGCTTGCCCCTCCCTGAGCCCCTGGAGGCAGCCCACGACCTCTCGAAGAGCCCAGACATGCAGGGCAGCCACCAGCTCCTTGTTGTGTCTGAGGAGCAGTTCAAG GTGTTCACTCTGCCCAAGGTTAGCGCAAAGCTGAAACTCAAACTCACTGCATTGGAGGGCTCACGGGTACGGCGGGTCAGTGTAGCCCACTTTGGCAGCTGCAAGGCAGAAGACTATGGAGAACACCACCTAACGGTCCTCACAAATCTGGGTGATGTGCAGGTAGTCTCCCTGCCCTTCCTCAAGCCCCAGGTACGATACGGCTGCATCCGTAAGGAGGACGTTAGTGGTATCGCTTCCTGTGTCTTCACCAAATATGGCCAAG GCTTCTACCTGATCTCGCCCTCGGAGTTTGAGAGGTTCTCTCTCTCCACAAAATGGCTGGTTGAGCCTCGTTGTATAGTGGATACAGCAGAAAACAAGAACCACTGCTCTCCCCGCAACGGATCAGGCGTCAAGAAGGCCCCAGGCAAAGCCAG GAACTCGGAGAGCTTGGGAGATGGAGGCG GGAGGAGTCAGGAACCATTGATGGAACGGGCCCTACTCAATGATGAGA GAGTCCTGAAGGAGATCCAGAGCACTTTGGAAGGTGACAGAGG GAGTTATGGGGAGTGGTATTCCCAGCAAGTTGCAGTGGGACATAGACACAATAATGGGGGAG AGTGA
- the LLGL2 gene encoding LLGL scribble cell polarity complex component 2 isoform X7, producing the protein MTREAGHWWGSQEPRRMRRFLRAGHDQVRERLKQDLFKFNKTVEHGFPHQPSALGYSPCLRIMAIGTRSGAIKLYGAPGVEFMGLHRENNAVVQIHFLPGQCQLITLLDDNSLHLWSLNQRNGVSELHEEKFSTLRGPPGAAPSATQITVILPHSSQELLYLGTESGNIFVEKLPSFQMLEDQTISTEAVLQWLPKDAQHWRAFEMVEALQEHPQDPTQVLIGYSRGLIVIWDLQKSRVLQHFLSGQQLENVCWQRDGGCIVSCHYDGSYCQWKVSSEAQHPEPVQSRVPYGPYPCKAISKIFWLKTRKGLPYIIFQGGMPRASYGDRHSISVTHGSQETAFDFTSRVIDFTVLAEADSDFDEPYAMVVLAEEELVVIDLKTAGWPAIQAPYLASLHCSAITCSHHVSSISLKLWERIIAAGNKQNSRYSTMVWPIDGGTSLAPDPPQRDLLLTGHEDGTVRFWDASGVCLRLLYKLSTVRVFLTDTDPNDNLNALGEDEWPPLRKVGSFDPYSDDPRLGIQKIFLCKYSGYLAVAGTAGQVLVLELNDEEAEQAVDHVEANLLQDQEGYRWKGHERLRARQGPIRFEPGFQPFILIQCQPPAVVTSLALHSEWKLVAFGTSHGFGLFDHQQKKQIFVKCTLHPSDQLAMEGPLSRVKSLKKSLRQSFRRMSRSRTSGRKRRMAGNLGELQEPNARADRVGLQNMELAPVQRKIEARSAEDSFTGFVRTLYFADTYLRDNSCHCPSLWVGTNGGTVYAFSLRVPPPDRRMEEPIRAEQAKEIQLMHRAPVIGILVLDGRGLPLPEPLEAAHDLSKSPDMQGSHQLLVVSEEQFKVFTLPKVSAKLKLKLTALEGSRVRRVSVAHFGSCKAEDYGEHHLTVLTNLGDVQVVSLPFLKPQVRYGCIRKEDVSGIASCVFTKYGQGFYLISPSEFERFSLSTKWLVEPRCIVDTAENKNHCSPRNGSGVKKAPGKARNSESLGDGGGVLKEIQSTLEGDRGSYGEWYSQQVAVGHRHNNGGVE; encoded by the exons acTGTGGAACATGGGTTCCCCCACCAGCCCAGTGCCCTGGGCTACAGCCCCTGCCTCCGGATCATGGCTATTGGGACCCGGTCTGGAGCCATCAAGCT CTATGGTGCCCCCGGCGTGGAGTTCATGGGTCTTCACCGGGAGAACAATGCTGTGGTACAAATCCACTTCCTCCCTGGCCAG TGCCAACTGATCACCTTACTGGATGACAACAGTCTGCACCTCTGGAGCCTAAACCAGAGAAATGGGGTATCTGAGCTGCATGAAGAGAAATTCTCCACACTTCGGGGCCCCCCAGG GGCTGCCCCCAGCGCCACCCAGATCACAGTGATTCTGCCTCATTCCTCCCAAGAGCTGCTATATCTGGGCACTGAAAGTGGTAACATATTTGTGGAGAAGCTGCCCTCTTTCCAGATGCTAGAGGACCAGACTATCAGTACTGAGGCTGTCTTGCAATG GTTGCCCAAGGATGCACAGCACTGGCGGGCATTTGAGATGGTGGAAGCACTACAGGAACACCCACAGGACCCTACCCAGGTCCTGATTGGCTATAGCAGGGGCCTCATTGTTATCTGGGACCTTCAAAAGAGCCGGGTGCTGCAACACTTCCTGAGTGGCCAG CAACTGGAGAATGTCTGCTGGCAGCGAGACGGGGGTTGCATTGTCAGTTGCCATTATGATGGGAGTTACTGCCAGTGGAAAGTGTCCAGTGAAGCCCAGCATCCTGAGCCGGTGCAAAGCAGAGTGCCTTATG GTCCTTATCCTTGTAAAGCTATTTCTAAAATCTTTTGGCTGAAGACCAGGAAAGG GCTGCCCTACATCATCTTCCAGGGCGGCATGCCCCGAGCCAGCTATGGAGACCGGCACAGCATCTCCGTGACTCATGGGAGCCAGGAGACAGCGTTTGACTTCACCTCTCGCGTCATTGACTTCACCGTCCTCGCAGAAGCCGACTCTG ACTTTGATGAGCCATATGCTATGGTGGTGCTGGCAGAAGAGGAGTTGGTGGTGATTGACTTGAAGACAGCAGGCTGGCCAGCCATCCAAGCCCCGTACCTAGCATCTCTCCACTGTTCTGCCATCACCTGCTCTCACCACGTCTCTAGCATCTCCCTGAAGCTGTGGGAGAGGATCATTGCAGCTGGAAACAAACAGAATTCTCGCTATTCCACCATG GTGTGGCCCATCGATGGGGGCACCAGTCTGGCCCCGGATCCACCTCAGAGGGACTTGCTGCTCACTGG ACATGAGGATGGCACAGTGAGGTTCTGGGATGCCTCAGGCGTCTGCCTACGCCTGCTCTATAAGCTAAGCACAGTCCGTGTGTTCCTCACTGACACTGACCCCAACGACAACCTCAATGCACTGGGGGAGGATGAGTGGCCCCCCCTGAGGAAG GTTGGCTCCTTTGATCCCTATAGCGATGACCCACGACTGGGGATTCAGAAGATCTTCCTTTGCAAATACAGCGGTTACTTGGCAGTGGCAGGGACTGCAGGGCAG gtgcTCGTGTTAGAGTTGAatgatgaggaggcagagcaggCGGTGGACCATGTGGAAGCTAACCTGTTGCAGGATCAAGAAGGCTATCGGTGGAAGGGGCATGAGAGGCTTCGGGCTCGGCAAGGGCCCATCCGCTTCGAGCCTGGCTTCCAGCCTTTCATCCTAATTCAGTGCCAGCCCCCGGCAGTGGTCACCTCCCTGGCCCTGCACTCGGAGTGGAAGCTTGTGGCCTTTGGAACAAGTCATGGCTTTGGGCTTTTTGATCACCAGCAGAAGAAACAGATTTTTGTCAA ATGTACACTGCACCCCAGTGACCAACTAGCCATGGAGGGTCCCCTGTCCCGGGTAAAGTCTCTGAAGAAATCCTTGAGGCAGTCATTCCGAAGAATGAGCCGGAGCAGGACATCCGGTCGCAAGCGGCGCATGGCTGGCAACTTAGGAGAG TTGCAGGAGCCGAATGCCAGGGCAGATCGAGTAGGCTTGCAAAACATGGAACTGGCCCCAGTGCAGAGGAAGATTGAGGCGAGGTCGGCAGAGGACTCATTCACCGGCTTTGTCCGGACCCTCTACTTCGCTGACACCTACCTTCGGGACA ATTCTTGCCACTGCCCTTCCTTGTGGGTGGGCACCAATGGCGGTACGGTCTATGCCTTTTCCTTGCGTGTCCCACCTCCTGATAGGAGAATGGAGGAACCGATCAGAGCTGAACAGG CCAAGGAAATCCAGCTGATGCACCGTGCCCCCGTCATAGGCATCCTGGTCCTGGATGGGCGAGGCTTGCCCCTCCCTGAGCCCCTGGAGGCAGCCCACGACCTCTCGAAGAGCCCAGACATGCAGGGCAGCCACCAGCTCCTTGTTGTGTCTGAGGAGCAGTTCAAG GTGTTCACTCTGCCCAAGGTTAGCGCAAAGCTGAAACTCAAACTCACTGCATTGGAGGGCTCACGGGTACGGCGGGTCAGTGTAGCCCACTTTGGCAGCTGCAAGGCAGAAGACTATGGAGAACACCACCTAACGGTCCTCACAAATCTGGGTGATGTGCAGGTAGTCTCCCTGCCCTTCCTCAAGCCCCAGGTACGATACGGCTGCATCCGTAAGGAGGACGTTAGTGGTATCGCTTCCTGTGTCTTCACCAAATATGGCCAAG GCTTCTACCTGATCTCGCCCTCGGAGTTTGAGAGGTTCTCTCTCTCCACAAAATGGCTGGTTGAGCCTCGTTGTATAGTGGATACAGCAGAAAACAAGAACCACTGCTCTCCCCGCAACGGATCAGGCGTCAAGAAGGCCCCAGGCAAAGCCAG GAACTCGGAGAGCTTGGGAGATGGAGGCG GAGTCCTGAAGGAGATCCAGAGCACTTTGGAAGGTGACAGAGG GAGTTATGGGGAGTGGTATTCCCAGCAAGTTGCAGTGGGACATAGACACAATAATGGGGGAG taGAGTGA